One region of Ascaphus truei isolate aAscTru1 chromosome 13, aAscTru1.hap1, whole genome shotgun sequence genomic DNA includes:
- the LOC142464911 gene encoding catechol O-methyltransferase-like gives MVNINTILLCICGGLILGSLLIALLVRRSATAKIYWYESVDIIRNFLMSQTKEQRILEFVLQNAVRGSPQSVVDIIDKYCGTKEWAMNVGDEKGLILDKVLKETDPSVLLELGTYCGYSAVRIARLLKPGARFFTVEMNPAHAAVAKQMIEFAGVQDKVQILEGTTDDIIPQLKKKYEVDTLDFVFVDHWKDKYTSDTKLLESCGLLRKGSVLLADNVIKPGAPDFLKYVRTCGRYDCTNYPSHLEYMDTEDALEKAVFRG, from the exons ATGGTGAATATCAACACAATTCTCCTGTGTATCTGCGGTGGTCTCATTCTCGGCTCTCTGCTCATCGCTCTTCTCGTTCGGCGAAGTGCCACGGCAAAGATTTATTGGTACGAGAGTGTAGATATCATCAGAAATTTCCTCATGTCTCAGACCAAGGAGCAGAGGATCTTGGAGTTCGTGCTGCAGAACGCAGTGCGCGGCAGCCCCCAGAGCGTGGTGGACATTATCGATAAATACTGCGGCACGAAGGAATGGGCCATGAACGTGGGGGACGAGAAAG GCCTGATCCTGGATAAAGTACTGAAAGAGACCGACCCATCAGTATTACTGGAGCTGGGCACGTACTGCGGATATTCTGCTGTCCGGATAGCTCGGCTCCTGAAGCCTGGAGCTCGCTTCTTCACCGTGGAGATGAACCCGGCTCACGCTGCAGTGGCCAAGCAGATGATTGAATTTGCCGGAGTTCAGGataag GTACAGATCCTGGAAGGCACCACAGATGATATAATCCCCCAGTTGAAAAAGAAATATGAAGTGGACACTCTGGATTTCGTGTTTGTGGATCACTGGAAAGACAAATATACATCAGACACCAAACTCTTGGAG AGCTGCGGATTGCTTAGAAAGGGCTCCGTGTTACTTGCCGACAATGTGATCAAGCCGGGAGCTCCAGATTTCCTTAAATACGTCCGCACCTGCGGCCGATACGACTGCACCAATTACCCATCTCACCTGGAGTACATGGACACAGAAGATGCCCTGGAAAAGGCTGTGTTTAGGggataa